DNA sequence from the Glycine soja cultivar W05 chromosome 18, ASM419377v2, whole genome shotgun sequence genome:
aatagagtgTGTGCGTTTCACTTAATAAATTGATTTGCCCAAATTTTTAGTGGTTAAAACgattatgcatgtatgtaaGCATAAtcaattttgtgttttaaaaaattatcatataggATATGACATGAACTTTGTCGGGTAAGATAGTATTtattaataatcttttttttttctttcaaatcaaaCAATCCCaaagtttattttcattttattgctGGTGAATCAAACAACCAATATTTTTTACtcaatttattacttttttcactttttttattttctcacttATATTTTCACTCCCTCTGTATCTAacacaaaataattttgtttcaaaataaggTGGGtcaatgagagaaaaaaaatctacggtttgagataaaaattaaaatttagtttaaaaaacataagaatttaaaagaaaaaacataagcttatatttagattttaattttagttttaaacatttttaaaatttaaattaacaacTAGCCATAGCAAGACAGAACTGTACAATTATCACGTTAATCATCACACAAATCGCTTTTCATTTGTCATATGGTAGGACATTTGTTTTGAGCTGTATTAATTGTTTACTTAGGATTCTCAAAAAAtactagaaaatatatttttgttttgtacaaatattttttaatttaagcaaAATGATATAAACAATTTAGATTCAAGGAGAAAAGGAAAactttaaagaatttaatttctgACTAGAAGTAATTTTAAACGAAAATTGAaacttcattataaaaagattcAAACGTGATTAAAGTTAAGATTAACAAACTTTAGTtacacaacaaaaaatattttaaaaagttaaccaACTTTACATGTATGGATTGTGATTAgatgattatataatttttacattattaatatataatttttttcttaatttataattaaaaaaccttcaaaagtaattaatatgtttGAGGATTTCTAATATCGTTCAAATACACTACTAgtctttattaaatatttaataaattctatTATCATGACATTAGACAGGGACATGATCACCACTATgttgcttatatatatatataacttgtttatatttttggtttctttGGTATTACATACTCATAATTGTGGAGTTAAAACACGTCATTAAGTCACATTATAATGGAACATGTTAattgttatgttattattaaacgacatttcactaaaatttgattaatatttaataggAGATAaatagagagactaaaactatatatttatgatatttGAAAAACTTTGAGAGCTTAatgcatatttggaaaatcaaaagttattttaaatgtAAGTTGAGTTTCCAAATATAAAAGGAGTTCCTTTTGCAAACCTAAGTTTAAGGTTTTTCAAGGGACTCAAACATACacttaatttgtataattattagtttttggtTCCAAATTAAAGATCACATGTATTTCACATAAGGCGAGtcaatatcatataaattaaaaatgtcattcgttttcatataaattaaagattacacaaaatttattttaaaaaattaataaacttatcatacataTATCAATTGTGATTAGATGactatataatttgtttatattattaatatataatcttttttcttaatttataatataaaaaaccttcaaaagtaattaatatgtttGAGGATTTCTATACCATTAAAACACACCGCTAgtctttattaaatatttaatataacttttttatgtttttggtttctttagTATTGCATGCTCACAATTGTGGAGTTAAAACATGTCATTAAGTCATATTATTATATGTGTAATGTAACATGTTAATTGTTATGTCATTATTAAATGACATTTCACcaaaatttgattaatatttaattggaGATAAATagagagattaaaattatatatttgtgaTATTTAAAAAACTTTGAGAGCTTAATGCatgtttgaagaaaaaaaaattatttcaaatgtaAGTTGAGTTTCCAAATATAAAAGAGTTCCTTTTACAAACCAAAATTTAAGGTTTTTCATGAGACTCAAATATACacttaatttgtataattattatttttttgttccaaATTAAAGATGACATGTATTAAGTAGATAATTTTTTGACATATGAACCcgataaaattttatatcattacaATTTACATCAATCTCTGGTTTATGAAAATTAGTCTATTTTCTTGATGTAACTTGATACATATAAATTAGGAATGGCAATCGTTTTCTATCTCTCTATCTCACATAAGGCGAGTCAAtatcaaaaatgaattttagaaAAGAAGGAGGCTCCACTTGCAGAGCCAGGGAGGAGCGAAGGGTATCTGTGGATGAATGACGATCATGCCCTCGTTGTTGCTTTGCTCGTTGTGGAAAAGAATATAATGAATTGCGCAAACAAGTGGATCTGAATTCACATGGGACTCAGCCACAACAAGAAAACTTTGCTTTCTCCTCTGCTAAGAGTAAGACCCAAGCACCTGTTACTGCTTCTATAGTTATTAAGTCATAGAAAGAGAAACACTTCATCGCGAATCGGAGCATGGCGGAGCTCCGGCACTCTTCATCCCTTGGCAGCCGAGCCTCCAATTCTCCGATGAAGCGAGACGCCGGCGCCGGCGCCGCCGATTCCTCCCCTCTCATTCCCGACAACCACCTCGCCGACGACGACGAGCACGATCGACACTCGTCCAAGGACCGCGACCGGCACATGTGCTCCTTCTTCACCGATGACCCTAGGGTTTCGCCTCACAACTCCAGGATCTCTCTTGTTTTCACATTACTTCTTCTTCTCGTTGGTTTAGTCTCCCTTTTCACCATCTTCAATAATCTCGTTAGTCCTCATCTCTCTGGCTGCATTTTCAGATTCACTACTAAATCACTAATGCATTGCATCCTTCTTCGCCTTTCGGTGTGTGGAAAACGAAATTCCTTATCTGTAATGTGTAGtgttattttgtttatcttaaattgaattaaactacctattgttttgattttgatttggtaATGCTCAGCTATTGTATAACTTCAGTTATGAGTAGATGTGCAAGTaatgcatgtaatttttttttttggatactgAAAGAAACAATTCAGCTGCAGTTGTATTTCTTACTATTATTTTTAGCAAGTTCTTATAATTGAatttgtgttcaatttttttgtagAATGCGCCTTACTTGTGTAAAAAAGATGGGATTGTTCTTCACTGCCCGCATGTAAGTTCTCTAAAGGACCAGTGTTTTGGAGTTTCGTTTCTCCTTCTATATTGTTCAATGCCAATGGTGTTCTTTTCCCATTCACATGGACTCTTTGgtattatttttaggttaaagaATCACCATCACTTTGGGAAAATCCTTTCTCTTCCACAACATCTTGGAAGCCCTGTGCTGAGCGCCAGGATGGTGTTTTACcaggtttccttttttttcttctgttccTTAATAGATATTTAAGACCTCATTAGCATTGCAAGCCATGCTAAAACAGGGAATTAACAAATAAAGTAATAAGAATATCTTAACCCAGAAGTTGTGACAACTTAACATATTTTGCATTTGTCAGTAGCATCCACTAAGAGCAATTATAAGTGGTATCTCAACAAGTCCGTGACTGCAATTCAATTCTTGTTTATGGAGCGAGTGGActgtttaacttttttatcaCCTTcatcttcattaaaaaaatactctgCAAAATCCTTAGGTTTGAAGATTTTTTGTTGTAACAAGGGAGTTCTGTAAAAGTGAtctacaattattattttttctgtttctttcttCTGTAATATATGTTATTGGGGATTATGTTCATACTAGCGCTGTGTATGTTGTAACAAGGGAGTACCACTGCAATTATTGATAGTATTTTTATACCTCCATGTAGAACTTCCTCCTGAAAATGAAACAAATGGCTATATATTCATCCATGCTGAAGGTGGTCTAAATCAGCAAAGAATTGCGGTATGAGATATGTTCTTTCATTTGTGATACCCTCTAGCTtagactatttttcttttctgaaatTCACCTTGAATTTGACATTCTCTTGCATAGCCATCGTTCTCTTGTAGACTGCTGCACTTTAGTTGGAGAATTTCCTTCCACTTGTAAAATATGTGAACATAATGTTCTTCGAACTGTCTGatgtaattaaaaagtaaaagaatagaCCGATTTAACTGTTAAAGTGCTGTCTCAATACTGTACTATTCCCAATTTGGTGCACTAGCAAATAGCAAGCTAGAATTACGTTTAAAATTGGTTTTGATGCAAATTCAATGTTGCATTTGATCTATGGTGCTGATTTTACTGTCTTGTACATTGAAATGGGCGTTATATGAGTCTGTGGAAAGTTTCATAGaattatcatataatatttatctatCAATGATTCACTTCTGCACTTCTTTCAAAATGCAGATATGCAATGCAGTGGCTGtggcaaaaatattaaatgccaCTCTTATTTTGCCTGTTTTGAAGCAGGACCAGATTTGGAAAGACCAAACGTGAGATCTCTTGtccattttttttcatgttatttAGATAAGtttaattagattaaattaCTGATTTGGTCCCTACAGTTGACACCTTTTGTTTTAGTCCTTTCATGAAAAAACTCTACATTTTGGTATTGGTCCTCATGAAAAATCATTTATGTATTGGTCCCCACTGTTTATCccttttatcatgattttagtGGACGCTGAGTTGTCTAATGGCCTTCTTACTAGGCAATTACATTTGacagaaagaaaaagacatgGTTAATGAGTCAGCTTCTTCTTTAAACTAAAATCCCTAATCCATTAAAAATCTAATCAAGAGTAAAGTTGGTGTGTTCTTGTAAAGAGAACAACCTTCCACACTTCAAGTTCTAGCAACAAAACTTTTTGTATGAACTTAATAACCTTTCATTCCAAATTGTAGAACTACACCACATCACAAACCAAACCTACCCTGGCATCCTACTTTTGGTTTTATGGCTCAAGGATGCAAACTATGGTAGTGTGGCTCTGTATTGGGCTCAAAAGGAGTGTAGAAGCACCGAGTCAGTGTGGTCGGTTGGTAATGTAATGTCAATGAAGATTAGCTGCCAGCCTGCCACAGTGGCTATGTGTTCCTGGTTGGGTAATTTGGAGACTGACAGTGTGGGGGAGATGTTACTAATGGGGCAGTTTGCAGGTGATTTAGGGTCATTTGATCTGTTGGTCTCATTGGGATGATGGTCTGAGATATTGTAGCTTTGCTACTAGGGCAGAGATggagatattattattttttagaattgctAAGAGGACAAAATTGCTAGTATCTGGGTTGAGTCTTGAATTGCAGAAGTTTTCTGGGTGAAGTTTGGGATGGTGTTGGTTTTAATTGAAGATGTTTTTTGGGTTGTAGAATGGATTACTATTGATTGTGATTTGGAGAACTTTGGTTGATGATTTGCTTGCTATTTTTCTTGGTTATGGATTGGGGTGATATTTGATGGGTGTGGTGGATGCAGAAAATGACACACTTGGTGTTGAAATGAAGTTTTTTATGGATTGATGATGCCATTTCTTTGCTGTAAACATTAATTGCCAAATAGGGACACTGTTAGACAACTTAGCATCTCACTAACACTACGATAACTGGGACAAATGGCATAGACCAATGCATGGATGATTTTTTCTATAAGaaccaaaacaattttttttttatgtagggactaaaacGAAAAGGGTATCGGCTATGGGGaccaaattattaattaaattgtttaaattgtaattattaCCACCGTTTTGCTAAGCATATGTATCATGTATGACATCAGATCACcaatatcatttttctttaacCAATAAAGTCAAAtagttcttaaatttttattcactTGGCCAATTCTTTTATCACTCCACTAGCTGTTCTTTCCTCTTCTATTAGTTTTCTTGCCTTGTGTGGTAGATTTCAATGATGGGCCTCCTTGGCTCCTTGCTGACCATGATGATGCGTTTCATGTTTGCAGGAAATTTGAAGACATTTTTGATGTGGATCACTTCATTGACTACCTGAAGTATGATGTTCGTATTGTCCGTGATATCCCAGAATGGTTTACCGATAAATCAGAGCTATTTACTAGCATAAGGTTTGATAGATttctgtgattttttttattaatttgttgaaaACTTAAATCCCAAGTCAGTATAGGAGATGcacaaatatattcttttttcccTTAAAATTGAGATGTGGAATATGTCCTCAaccaatatcttttttattttctgttttatcAGTGTACTGATTGACATGTATTGAACAGTAtaataattatgaatttaaagTTAGAGATTCCCGTGCTTTTTTATTTGAGTCTTTTGAACACTTGCATCCCAAGTTATAGCTTGTAAGAGACGGATAAATATGTCAAGAGCCAGCTAGCTTTTTGTTGGTTTTCTGTTTCATCAATAGACTTACTGACTTTTGGTTTTGGTGGGAGTGCTGGGTGTTGTGATCAAATGTCATgataattatgaatttaaattacttgttaTTCAAACATGTTCACAGCTGGTGATGGTTTTTCTAACTTCTTACATTTTAAACTTAGCTTTAGGATATTGTTACCAATGATGTCAACCAAGATGTTTCTAATAGTTGGGATTTGTTATTGATGCCTTTTGTGATTGCGTACACTTGGTTTGACTAACAAAGCAAAAATATATTCTCTTACAGACGGACTGTAAAAAACATTCCCAAATATGCACCAGCACAATTTTACATCGATAATGTTCTGCCCCGAGTCAAGGAGAAGAAGATTATGGCTCTGAAACCCTTTGTTGACAGGCTGGGGTAGGCCAACGATAATATATATGCTAGATGCcactttttttatatgtaattgaTCTTATCATGATGTCTCGGTTCTTGTTTCAGATATGACAATGTTCCTCCTGAAATCAACAAGTTGAGATGCAGAGTTAATTATCATGCACTGAAATTTCTTCCTGATATAGAGCAGATGGCTAATTCACTTGCATCAAGAATGAGAAACCGAACTGGCAGTTCAAATCCTTACATGTA
Encoded proteins:
- the LOC114396472 gene encoding protein PECTIC ARABINOGALACTAN SYNTHESIS-RELATED-like; amino-acid sequence: MAELRHSSSLGSRASNSPMKRDAGAGAADSSPLIPDNHLADDDEHDRHSSKDRDRHMCSFFTDDPRVSPHNSRISLVFTLLLLLVGLVSLFTIFNNLNAPYLCKKDGIVLHCPHVKESPSLWENPFSSTTSWKPCAERQDGVLPELPPENETNGYIFIHAEGGLNQQRIAICNAVAVAKILNATLILPVLKQDQIWKDQTKFEDIFDVDHFIDYLKYDVRIVRDIPEWFTDKSELFTSIRRTVKNIPKYAPAQFYIDNVLPRVKEKKIMALKPFVDRLGYDNVPPEINKLRCRVNYHALKFLPDIEQMANSLASRMRNRTGSSNPYMALHLRFEKGMVGLSFCDFVGTREEKAKMAEYRKKEWPRRYKNGSHLWQLALQKRKEGRCPLEPGEVAVILRAMGYPKETQIYVASGQVYGGQNRMAPLRNMFPNLVTKEELATKEELDGFRKHVTSLAALDFLVCLKSDVFVMTHGGNFAKLIIGARRYMGHRLKSIKPDKGLMSKSFGDPYMGWAPFVEDVVVTHQTRTGLPEETFPNYDLWENPLTPCMCRA